One window of Manihot esculenta cultivar AM560-2 chromosome 17, M.esculenta_v8, whole genome shotgun sequence genomic DNA carries:
- the LOC110605230 gene encoding probable E3 ubiquitin-protein ligase ARI1 isoform X1: MEDYGGSDDECYYSDDRESLEGLENEESDFHWVPAKGPTTKIITKESLLAAQREDLRRVMELLSLREHHARTLLIHYRWDVERLLAVFVEKGKSYLFTEAGVTVVEQLDIDLPLTLSSTIMCDICMEDVLGNKTTRMDCGHCFCNDCWTEHFIVKINEGQSRRIRCMAHKCNAICDEAIVRNLVSKKHPDLAEKFDRFLLESYIEDNKMVKWCPSTPHCGNAIRIEEDECCEVECSCSLQFCFSCLSEAHSPCSCLMWELWSKKCRDESETVNWITVHTKPCPKCHKPVEKNGGCNLVSCICGQSFCWLCGGATGRDHTWSRISGHSCGRYKEDREKKTERAKQDLYRYMHYHNRYKAHTDSSKLESKLKETILEKVSISEEKESRLRDFSWVTNGLYRLFRSRRVLSYSYPFAFYMFGEELFKDEMTVEEREIKQNLFEDQQQQLESNVEKLSKFLEEPFEQYTDDKVMEIRMQVINLSTITDNLCKKMYECIESDLLGSLQLGTHNIAPYKSKGIEKASELSSCWSNKVSATDKCLLSDDNTSGGMSQHDRPSGSRSSADSECSSRKRARKEGGGFLDLNLPAEIVDRN, encoded by the exons ATGGAGGATTATGGAGGGAGTGACGATGAGTGCTATTACTCTGATGATCGAGAATCGCTCGAGGGTCTTGAGAATGAGGAATCCGATTTTCATTGGGTCCCTGCTAAGGGTCCCACTACCAAG ATAATCACAAAGGAATCCCTCTTGGCTGCACAG AGGGAAGATTTGCGCAGAGTGATGGAACTTCTATCTCTAAGGGAACATCACGCAAGGACATTGTTGATACATTATCGTTGGGATGTTGAAAGGCTGTTAGCTGTGTTTGTAGAGAAGGGGAAATCATACTTGTTCACCGAAGCTGGTGTTACTGTGGTTGAGCAACTAGATATTGATTTGCCCCTGACTTTGTCTTCTACGATAATGTGTGATATATGCATGGAGGATGTATTGGGCAATAAGACGACAAGAATGGACTGTGGCCATTGCTTTTGTAATGATT GTTGGACAGAGCACTTCATTGTGAAAATAAATGAGGGTCAGAGTAGGCGCATACGGTGCATGGCACACAAATGTAATGCTATCTGTGATGAAGCTATTGTCCGAAACCTAGTCAGTAAAAAGCATCCTGATTTGGCGGAGAAATTTGATCGTTTTCTTCTTGaatcatacattgaggacaacaAAATGGTTAAATGGTGCCCAAGCACTCCTCATTGTGGGAATGCAATACGAATTGAAGAAGATGAATGTTGTGAGGTAGAATGTTCATGCAGTTTACAGTTTTGTTTCAGTTGCTTGTCAGAAGCACACTCTCCTTGTTCGTGTTTGATGTGGGAGCTTTGGAGCAAGAAGTGTCGAGATGAATCTGAAACAGTTAATTGGATCACTGTTCATACAAAGCCTTGTCCTAAGTGTCACAAACCAGTTGAGAAGAATGGTGGCTGCAACCTTGTGAGCTGTATATGTGGTCAATCGTTTTG TTGGCTGTGTGGTGGAGCAACTGGGAGGGATCATACATGGTCTAGAATATCTGGTCACAGTTGTGGTCGCTATAAAGAAGACAGAGAGAAAAAAACAGAACGGGCAAAACAGGATCTGTATCGGTATATGCACTATCATAACCGGTATAAGGCTCACACAGATTCCTCCAAGCTTGAAAGTAAACTTAAGGAGACAATCCTGGAGAAAGTGTCTATATCagaagagaaagaatcaagactcaGAGATTTCAGCTGGGTAACTAATGGACTCTACAGGCTTTTCAGATCAAGACGGGTTCTTTCATATTCATACCCATTTGCATTTTATATGTTCGGTGAAGAGCTCTTTAAGGATGAGATGACAGTGGAGGAAAGGGAAATTAAACAGAATTTGTTTGAGGATCAGCAACAGCAGCTTGAGTCAAATGTTGAAAAACTCTCCAAGTTCCTGGAGGAGCCATTTGAGCAGTATACTGATGATAAGGTTATGGAAATAAGGATGCAAGTAATCAATCTATCTACAATCACTGATAATCTATGTAAGAAAAT GTATGAGTGCATAGAAAGCGATTTATTGGGTTCCCTTCAACTGGGTACCCACAATATAGCTCCTTATAAGTCGAAGGGCATTGAGAAAGCATCAGAACTTTCTTCTTGCTGGAGCAACAAAGTCAGTGCTACTGATAAATGCCTACTATCAGATGACAATACTAGTG GTGGCATGTCACAACATGATAGACCTTCGGGCTCTAGGAGTTCAGCCGATAGTGAATGCTCTTCTCGGAAACGTGCTAGGAAAGAGGGAGGTGGCTTTTTAGATCTGAACTTGCCAGCAGAGATTGTGGATAGAAACTGA
- the LOC110605230 gene encoding probable E3 ubiquitin-protein ligase ARI2 isoform X2, giving the protein MEDYGGSDDECYYSDDRESLEGLENEESDFHWVPAKGPTTKIITKESLLAAQREDLRRVMELLSLREHHARTLLIHYRWDVERLLAVFVEKGKSYLFTEAGVTVVEQLDIDLPLTLSSTIMCDICMEDVLGNKTTRMDCGHCFCNDCWTEHFIVKINEGQSRRIRCMAHKCNAICDEAIVRNLVSKKHPDLAEKFDRFLLESYIEDNKMVKWCPSTPHCGNAIRIEEDECCEVECSCSLQFCFSCLSEAHSPCSCLMWELWSKKCRDESETVNWITVHTKPCPKCHKPVEKNGGCNLVSCICGQSFCWLCGGATGRDHTWSRISGHSCGRYKEDREKKTERAKQDLYRYMHYHNRYKAHTDSSKLESKLKETILEKVSISEEKESRLRDFSWVTNGLYRLFRSRRVLSYSYPFAFYMFGEELFKDEMTVEEREIKQNLFEDQQQQLESNVEKLSKFLEEPFEQYTDDKVMEIRMQVINLSTITDNLCMSA; this is encoded by the exons ATGGAGGATTATGGAGGGAGTGACGATGAGTGCTATTACTCTGATGATCGAGAATCGCTCGAGGGTCTTGAGAATGAGGAATCCGATTTTCATTGGGTCCCTGCTAAGGGTCCCACTACCAAG ATAATCACAAAGGAATCCCTCTTGGCTGCACAG AGGGAAGATTTGCGCAGAGTGATGGAACTTCTATCTCTAAGGGAACATCACGCAAGGACATTGTTGATACATTATCGTTGGGATGTTGAAAGGCTGTTAGCTGTGTTTGTAGAGAAGGGGAAATCATACTTGTTCACCGAAGCTGGTGTTACTGTGGTTGAGCAACTAGATATTGATTTGCCCCTGACTTTGTCTTCTACGATAATGTGTGATATATGCATGGAGGATGTATTGGGCAATAAGACGACAAGAATGGACTGTGGCCATTGCTTTTGTAATGATT GTTGGACAGAGCACTTCATTGTGAAAATAAATGAGGGTCAGAGTAGGCGCATACGGTGCATGGCACACAAATGTAATGCTATCTGTGATGAAGCTATTGTCCGAAACCTAGTCAGTAAAAAGCATCCTGATTTGGCGGAGAAATTTGATCGTTTTCTTCTTGaatcatacattgaggacaacaAAATGGTTAAATGGTGCCCAAGCACTCCTCATTGTGGGAATGCAATACGAATTGAAGAAGATGAATGTTGTGAGGTAGAATGTTCATGCAGTTTACAGTTTTGTTTCAGTTGCTTGTCAGAAGCACACTCTCCTTGTTCGTGTTTGATGTGGGAGCTTTGGAGCAAGAAGTGTCGAGATGAATCTGAAACAGTTAATTGGATCACTGTTCATACAAAGCCTTGTCCTAAGTGTCACAAACCAGTTGAGAAGAATGGTGGCTGCAACCTTGTGAGCTGTATATGTGGTCAATCGTTTTG TTGGCTGTGTGGTGGAGCAACTGGGAGGGATCATACATGGTCTAGAATATCTGGTCACAGTTGTGGTCGCTATAAAGAAGACAGAGAGAAAAAAACAGAACGGGCAAAACAGGATCTGTATCGGTATATGCACTATCATAACCGGTATAAGGCTCACACAGATTCCTCCAAGCTTGAAAGTAAACTTAAGGAGACAATCCTGGAGAAAGTGTCTATATCagaagagaaagaatcaagactcaGAGATTTCAGCTGGGTAACTAATGGACTCTACAGGCTTTTCAGATCAAGACGGGTTCTTTCATATTCATACCCATTTGCATTTTATATGTTCGGTGAAGAGCTCTTTAAGGATGAGATGACAGTGGAGGAAAGGGAAATTAAACAGAATTTGTTTGAGGATCAGCAACAGCAGCTTGAGTCAAATGTTGAAAAACTCTCCAAGTTCCTGGAGGAGCCATTTGAGCAGTATACTGATGATAAGGTTATGGAAATAAGGATGCAAGTAATCAATCTATCTACAATCACTGATAATCTAT GTATGAGTGCATAG